GCTTCAACGGGCGCGGCAGCATCGGCGGCGACTTCGGTCGCTTCGGCCGGAGCGGCGGTTTCCTGCGCATAAACGGGCGACAGGGTGGCAAGCACAAGGAGGGGGGTGGCGAAAAGCTTCGCAGACGACATCAATCATTCTCCACTTGGTTGAAAGTCAGGGTTAGAAAACCCTGAACGCATAGTAACCAAAGGAAGTTTCATGAAAAGGCCGAAAACGGCCATTTTGTGATTGGCGGCCGAAAGTGCAGCGGCCAACCGCCCGTCATCCAGGCGCCCTGCGATCGCTAATAGAAACCATAGGAGGTGGTCTTCACCACGGCGAAAGGCTGCATCGGCATGTCCCGTTGAACGGTCACCACCATCTTGCCGTCGCGCTCGGCAACGGCGGTAAAAACAGCACCAAGAATTGTCAGTTGCTTTGGCATTTCGGCCGATTTGAAAGAAACTGGCGCGGTCAGGCGATCGGTCGTTCCTTCACGCCCGAACACGATCATGAAGCTCTCGCGACTGTAGATATTGAAATAGTTCCGCCGTTCGATCGCGACAAAATATTCGTCGGTCATGCTCGTCACCGGAACCTGCCGATAGGCCGCTCCGGATACCGGCTTTCGCTTCTTGGTATATTTCTGCGCAACCGACGGCAGCCCTTTGGTCTGGCTTACGACGTCGAACCATTCGTCGAAATCGCCATCGGAATCGCTGTCGAGCAAGCACCCGACCAGAACCTTGTCCGGAACATAAGGCCTGCAATAGATGGAAGCGCCGTCCGACTTCGCCTTGAAGAATTGCGTACCGGCCTCGAACCGGTTCGAACCCATCGTTACCGGCCCGGCGAGTTCGGCGAGACCCATCGGCAGCAGCCGCTGTTTGAGGACGAAATCGCCTCCGGCAAGCGCCCGCTCTCCGGGCAGCGCGCCGCTGGGTGCAATAATCCAGGGCGTACTGATGTGACGCGACGGCTCCTCAGCGCCCGACGCGGGGCCCGCGAGTGCGGCACAGGTCAGAGCGGCGCCAACAAAGGCGATCCGCGCCATGCCGTCCATCAACCCAGCAGTCGCTCGTTCACGACCTTGCCGCCCTGCGTCAATCGCACGGCATTGCCGATTTCCTCGTCGAGCACGGGCTTGCCCGCTTCCTTGTCCCAGAAGGCCGAGAGGAAGTTGAACAGGTTGCGGCTGAACAGCGCGCTGGTGTCGGCGGGCATCAGCGCCGCGATATTCTGCGCGCCGATGACGGTGACACCATGGATCTTCTTCGCTTCGCCCGACGCCGATCCTTCGACATTGCCGCCGCTTTCGGCCGCCATGTCGACGATCACGCTGCCGGCGCGCATCGTTGCGAGCTGCGCGTCCGAGATCAGCCGCGGCGCGGGGCGCCCCGGGATCAGCGCGGTGGTGATGACGATGTCCTGCTTGGCGATGTGCGACGACACGAGTTCGGCCTGCGCCGCCTTATATTCGTCCGACATTTCGGTAGCATAGCCACCCGCGCCTTCGCCTTCGATCCCCGCGACCGTCTCGACGAAGATCGGCTTGGCGCCGAGGCTGAGGATTTGTTCCTTGGTCGCGGCGCGCACGTCGGTCGCGCTGACCTGTGCGCCGAGGCGACGCGCGGTCGCGATCGCCTGAAGACCCGCAACGCCGACACCCATGACGAACGCCTTGGCGGCGCTGACCGTGCCGGCGGCGGTCATCATCATCGGAAAGGCGCGGCCATAGGCGTTGGCAGCAATCAGCACCGCCTTGTAACCCGCGAGGTTCGCCTGGCTCGACAGGATATCCATCGACTGCGCGCGCGTGATGCGCGGCATGAATTCCATCGCGAGCGCTTCGAGTCCCAGCTTTGCATAGTCATCGACGCGCGCGCGCTCGCCGAACGGGTTGAGCCCCGCCGCCAGCCAGGCGCCATCGGCAAAGCCAGACAGGCTCTTGGGATCGGGGCCCTGAATGCCAAGAATGATGTTCGCGCCCTTCAGCGTATCGGCGCGGCTGCCGACGCTCGCGCCCGCGGCGCTATAATCGGCGTCGGCGATCGAGGCATTTTCGCCCGCCCCCGATTCGACGGCAACTTCAGCACCCAGCCCAATGAATTTCTTCACGGTTTCGGGGGTCGCGGCGACGCGGGTCTCGCCGGCGGCGAGTTCCTTCAGGACGGCGATGCGCATGCCGGTCGGGTCAGGACGCGATGAGCAGGACGACACCGACGGTGACCACCGCGGTGATGATCGAGCCGATCTTGAACAGGCTGATGAAACCCGCGTAGGTTTCTTCGGCTGCCTTCATTTCCTGCTGTGCCATCGTCATTCCCCTGTTGCTGCCGTTTCCTGTGCGCGAACGCACAGCGTCGGCCCCAGAATCGGTTATCGCGCCGGTCTTAGCCATGCACTCCCCGATGCTCAAGTGCGGGTTTGGCCCCTAGACTTCGATGTGGGAAAAGACGAATGCCCTTAATCGCCCTTTTACCCCTATTGGATACACATGCCGCCCTCAGCAGAACAAACCCGTAGCAATGCCGGTTCAGGGGGCAGTTTCGATACGATGACGAACACGCGCGACACGCGAACGGTGATGATCGTCGACAGCGAGCCTGCCCAGCAGCGCTTCCTCGCCGCGCTTGTGTCGCGTGGCGGCTGGCGCAGCGTCATCGCGCCCGACACCGATACCGCACTTGCCAAGCTCGGCACCCAGGAAGGCATGGCGCTCGACGCCGTGCTCGTCGATCAGGGCGCGCCGGGGATGGAGATCGCCGAATTTGTCGCCGAACTCCGCCGCTGGCGCCCCGCGCTGCCGCTCGTCGTCATCACGATGCGCAACGGCGTCGAGGTCGCGGTCAGCGCGATGCGCGCCGGCGCAAGCGATTTTGTCCAGAAACCCATCGCCCCCGACCGCCTGCTCGAAGCACTCGACCGCGTCGTGTCGACCAGCGGCCCGCAGGGCGAACTTCGCCCGCTTACCGAAAAGCTTCGTGCCCCATTGGCATTCGAAGAAATCATCGGGTCCAGCCCCAATTTCCGCAGCGCGCTCGCGATCGCCGCGAAGGCCGCCCGCGCACGCGTTCCGGTGATGATCAACGGCAAGCCCGGCACCGGCAAGGAAGTCTTTGCCCGCGCGATCCACAGCGCGAGCCCGCGCGCGCGCGGCCAGCTCGTCATGGTCGATTGCTCGGCGGTGTCGCCTGGGCTGATCGGTTCGGGCCTCTTCGGGCATGAGCGCGGCGCCTTTGCGGGTGCCTTCGACCGGCAGGTCGGCCGACTGGTGCAGGCCGACGGCGGCAGCATCATCATCGACCATGTCGAATGCATCCCGCTCGAAACGCAGGCCAAGCTCGTCGAATTCCTCAACAGCGGCGAGGTCCAGATGATCGGCGGCTCGATCCGCCAGAGCGTCGACGTTCGCATCATCGCGACGAGCACGAGCCCGCTCGACAAGCTGATCGAGGCCGGCCACTTCCGCGAGGATCTGTTCTACGCCCTGTCGAGCGCGCAATTCACCCTGCCCTCGCTTTCCGAACGTCGCGGCGACGTCGGCCCGCTCGCGCGCCATCTGCTCGCGCGGATCAGCGGGCTGCCGGGCATGGGAACGATCGGCGTCACCGACGACGCACTCCGGCTGCTTGCAGCCTATGCCTGGCCGGGCAATGTCCGCCAGCTTCAGGATGTGCTGTTCCGCGCTGCGGTCGAGAGCAAGACCGATGTCCTGACCAGCGCCGACTTCCGCGCGATCGAAGCCGCGCTCGGCGGCGGTGCAAGCAACGATGCCGACGTCGCGATCAACGGCGAAGCGATCGGCGTCACGCTATACCTTCCCGACGGCAATCTGCGCCCGCTCGAGGAAATCGAGGCCGATGTCATCCGCCTCGCGATCGGCCACTACCGCGGCCGGATGAGCGAAGTCGCCCGCCGCCTCGGCATCGGGCGCTCGACGCTTTATCGCAAGCTCAGCGATCTCGGGATCGATACCGCGGCCTGATCAGCCGGTCAGCGCCGCGTCGCGCAGTCCGCGCCAGACGCGGATCGCCTGCCGGTTCTCGGCAATATCGTGGACGCGGAGCAATTGTGCGCCCTGCGTCGCCGCCTGATAATGCAGCGCGACCGTGCCGCCGAGCCGCTGATCGGCGGGCGCCTCATTATCGAGCGCACCGATCATCCGCTTGCGGCTGGCGCCGAACAGGATCGGACAACCGAGCGTGTGGAACAGCGCAAGGCCATTGATCAGCGCCAGATTGTCACCGACCCCTTTGCCGAACCCCAGCCCGGGATCGACGATAATCCTCGACCGGTCGACCCCGGCGGCGACGCATGCGGCGACCCGTTCGGCGAGCATGTCGTAAACATCGAACAGGACATGCCGATAATCGCCGCCCTCATGCGGATCGCTCTTTGCCGAGGGCGCGTGCATCAGCACGACCGGGCAGCCCGCATGCACGACCACTTCCATCGCGCGGTCATCGTAGCGCAATGCCGAGATATCGTTGACGATCCGCGCACCGGCGGCGAGCGCCGCTTCCATCACCGCGGCCTTGCGCGTGTCGATCGACACCGCCACGCCGCCCCGCGCGAGCGCCGACACCACACCCTCGATGCGTTTGATTTCGTCGCCTTCCCACACCAGCGGTGCGCCGGGCCGTGACGATTCACCCCCGACGTCGAGGATCGCGGCGCCTGCTGCGCCCATCGCAAAACCCGCCTCTACCGCGGCGGCGACATCGACATGCTTGCCGCCGTCCGAGAAACTGTCGGGCGTGACGTTCAATATGCCCATGAGCTGGGGTTCGCCCAGCCGGATCGTCCGCTCGCCAAGCTGCAGATTTCCGCGCGGCCGCAGGACACCGTCGCGCTGCGCCAGCGCCGACTGCGCCAGCCGGTCGGGCATCGCCGCGATCCAGCCGGCCCATTCCGAAACCGGAACGATCGTCGATTCGACCGTCGGACCGTCGCGCAGGCTGATATGCCAGGCGGCGAACCAGACCATCGTGTCTGCGATGCGCAGACAATCATCGTCCAGCTCGTGCGGCCGGTCGACGAAACAGGTCGGGCGGCAATAGATTTGCGCGTCCGCTGACGCGGCGCCGAGGTCGGGCTTGGTCAGCGGCTGAAACATCAGGCTTCGTTCGCCAGCAACCAATCCTGTCGCACCGCGTCGATCACCCGCAATTCCTTGCCCGTGTCGACATGCCAGAAAGTCCAGCCGTTGCAGCTCGGCGCGCCTTGCAGGCCCGCACCAACCTTGTGGATCGACCCGGCGGGCTGGCCTTCGCATTCGAGGCTGCCATCGACGCGCACCTTCGCCTTCCAGCGGCGCTTGGTGTCGGTCAGCACCGTGCCCGGCGCGATCATCCCGCATTCGACGAGCGTACCAAAGGCGACGCGCGTTGCGGCCTTCGGCGCCATCATCGTCTTCACCGCGCTTTCGTCAAGCGGCAGCGCCAGTTCGATCCGCTCCAGCGCGGCCTCGATATAATCATCCTCGCGCTCGATGCCGATGAAATGGCGACCGAGACGCTTCGCGACCGCGCCCGTCGTACCGGTGCCGAAGAAGGGATCGAGGATCACATCGCCGGGGTTCGAACAGGCAAGCAATATGCGATAGAGCAAGGCTTCCGGCTTCTGCGTCGGATGCACCTTGGTGCCGCCCTTCTTGAGCCGCTCCTGACCGCCGCAGATCGGGATCAGCCAGTCGCTGCGCATCTGAAGCTCGTCGTTCAGCGTCTTCATCGCGCGATAATTGAAGGTGTAACGGGATTTTTCGCCCATCGACGCCCAGATCAGCGTCTCATGCGCATTGGTGAAGCGCGTGCCCTTGAAATTGGGCATCGGGTTCGCCTTGCGCCACACGATGTCGTTCAGGATCCAGTATCCATTGTCCTGCAGCGCGGTGCCGACGCGGAAAATATTGTGATAGCTGCCGATCACCCAGATGCTGCCGTTCGGCTTCAGGATGCGCTTCGCTTCCTTGAGCCAGGCCTGGGTAAAACGATCATAGGTCGCAAGGCTGTCGAACTTGTCCCAATCATCGTCGACCGCATCGACCTGGCTACCGTCGGGACGCAGCAAGTCGCCGCCGAGCTGCAGGTTATACGGCGGATCGGCGAAGATCATGTCGACCGACGCGGCGGGCAGGCTGCGCATCATTTCGACGCAATCGCCCTGCAAAATGCTGTCGAGCGGCAGGTCGGCGGGGGCGACTTTCGGCGTCCGCTTCTTCGTCGCCGGTGCCTTGACCCGTTCCATAACACCCATGCTTCACCCCGTTCCTTGCTCGTAAGAAGGCCCTGATGAGTCAGGCGGAGTCCGCCGTCAAGCGCAGGAGTCTAGGGATTCCGCCTCTCTAACTGGTTAACGCGAGGAGAACGAAACGAGTCTGCCACACCATATGGAGTCATCGGCGAATCGCAGACTCAACCACTGGTGGTGTGGCGATGAGGACTCACCTGCGAAAAAAATTTTGGTTTCGGGGTCACAGGCCCGGATCGACCCCGGTCAATTCGATCGAACGCATCCAAAGTTCGCGTCCCAACTTCGGATCGCGTGCCATGCGTGTCGCGCGCGCCGGTCCCGATCGGCCCGATATCTCGCCCAGCCCCTGCGGCCCCAGATAGTCGCCGCCCTGCACGCGCGCACCGGTCGCCGCCTGCAGCGTCGGCCAGGCGCCTTGTGCCGCGCTGTTGAAGAAGGGGCCGGCAAGCGGCGTCATCGTGCGCAGCGGCAGTGGCAGGTGGCGCGTGAGCTCGGTGAGCGCGACCCCCGGATGACATCCGATCGCCTGCGTCGCGCGGCCCGCCGCGCTCAGTCGCCGGTCGAGTTCGAACATATGGAGCAGGTTCGCGAGCTTGCTCATCTGGTAGCGCGCCCAATTATGATAGCTGCGCGATGCCGACAGGTCGCTGTAGTCCATCGCGCCGTTCCGGTGCGCGATGCTGCCGGTGATGACGATACGGTCGTCGACATGCGGGTGGATGAGGCCGGTGAGCGCGAACGTGCCGAGGTGATTGACCCCGAATTGCAGTTCATAGCCTTGCTTCGTCAGCGTTTTGGGCGGGATCATCACCCCTGCGTTGTTGATGAGCACATCGATCCGCGGCCCCGACAGCACCGCCTTTGCCGCATCGCGGACCTGATCGAGATCGGCGAGATCGAGCGGCTGGAACGACAGCTCGGCCTTGGGCACGTCGACCCGGATGCTATTCATCGCCACCTCGGCCTTGTCCGCATCGCGACAGGCGAGGATCACATGCGCGCCGCGCGCGGCCAGAGTTTTGGAGACTTCGAAACCGATCCCGGCATTGGCACCGGTGACAAGGAAGGTGCGGCCGGTCTGGACCGACACATCGTCGGCCGTAAATCCCCTGCTCATCGGCTCTCCCCTTTGCTTGGGTTTCAGACCAGCTGCATTTGTGCGACCGGGGCAAAACTGGTCCGATGGTGCGGCGTGGGGCCATGTTGCCGCAGCGCCGCGAGATGCTGTGCCGTACCATAGCCCATATTGGTTTCCCAGCCAAAGCCGGGGAAGTCGCGCGCCGCGGCAACCATGAAGCGGTCGCGATGCTCCTTCGCGATGATGCTTGCCGCCGAAATGCAGGGGTGGAGGGCATCGCCGCCGATGATCGCACGCGCGCTGTAACGCCATTTCGGCAGACGGTTGCCATCGACCAGCACCTCATGCGGATCGAAGCCCAAGGCCTCGACCGCGCGCGTCATCGCGAGGAAAGTCGCCTGCAAGATGTTGATGCGATCGATTTCGGCGACACTCGCCTCGCCAACGCCCCAGCGGCACCGCGTCTTGATTTCGATCTCGAGTTCGCCGCGGCGTTTGGCGGTCAACTTTTTGGAATCGTCGAGACCAGCGATACCGCCTTCGCAAAGCAGCACCGCCGCCGCGACCACCGGGCCGGCGAGCGGCCCGCGACCGGCCTCATCGACGCCGACGATCGTCAGATGCGCCACGGCGGATATCTCCGATATTCCGCCGCCTGATACAGGCAGAGCCGGTTGCCCGCGGGATCGGCCAGCCGCGCCTCGCGCCAGCCCCATTCCTCGTCCTTCGGCATTTGATCGAACCGCACCCCGCGCCGCGCGAGGTAAGCGACCCACGCGTCGAGCGCGCCGCTTTCCATATAGGTCGTAGCCCCGCCCGCCGCGCCATCGTCGACGTGGATCGATAGCGTGACGCCATTGGCGGCCTCGAACCGGGCATATCCATTGTCGGGACTATCGACGATCTGCTTCAGTCCCATCTGTTTATAGAAGGCGACCGACACCGCATAATCGGTCGCGGGCAGCGTGATCTGGTTAAGCGCCGGGCCGGTGAACAGCCCGTCATTGCGTACATATTGCTGCCCCATCGGGCCGTGCCCCTGTCCCAGCCCCGGCGCATCGTGCAGCGACAGGCGCACGAAATCGCGCGCGCGCGCAATCGCGGGTTCGAGCGGCATGCCCTGCGCAAGGCCGGTCGCGATCGCGCTCGCAAGCGTACAGCCGGTGCCATGGCTGTGCTGTGTGTCGATCCGCGGCGCTTCCCAGCGCGCGACCTCGCCCTCGCCGGTTTCGAGCAGGCGGTCGATCACCGTCTCGCCCTCGGCATGGCCGCCCTTCACGAGCAGTGAACAGCCATGCGCGAGCACCGCTTCCTCGCCGCCGAGCGCGTCGAGTTCGGGCAGATTCGGCGTCGCGACCATCGCGCGGTCGAGAAGCGCCTTGAACGCCGCGATCGTCGCGTCATCGGCCAGTACCGATCCGCTGGTGGCGATCATCACCGGGTCGAAGACCAGCGCAGCCTGCGCGAGATCGGGCCCTGACAAGCGCTCGGCGACCGCCGCAGCGGTTTCGGCGCTGCCGATCATCCCGATCTTGACAGCGTCGACACCGATATCGGACGCCACGCTGTCGATCTGCGCTAGCACCATCGCGGTCGGGACCGGATGGACGCCCTGCACACCCAGCGTATTCTGCGCGGTGATCGCCGTAATCGCGGTCATCGCGTGACCGCCGAGCATCGTGACCGCCTTGATGTCGGCCTGGATGCCCGCGCCGCCGCCGCTATCCGATCCGGCAACAATCAGGACGCGTGCGGTCACCCCTTATGCTTTCGCTCCGTCGAAGCAGGGTATTTCGCCAGTATCGCTCCTTCGCGGAGCGGCCGGTCAAGCAGGTCGCCGCCGCAATTGGGGCAGAGTTCGTCGAGCTTGTCGGCACAATTCGCGCAGAAGGTGCACTCCATCGAACAGATGAAGGCGCCGTGAAGATCGGCGGGCAGGTTGCGTCCGCATTTTTCGCAATCGGGTCGCATTTCAAGCATGGTAAGTCTCTTTCGGTTCTAAAAAAATCGGATGGTTATGCTGCGGCGGCGCGCACCGCGTCGCAGATCATGTCGACGACCCGCTCGACCTGTCCGGCATCGTCGCCCTCGGCCATCACACGGATCAGCGGCTCCGTGCCCGACGGACGGATGACGAGGCGCCCGCGCCCGTTGAGCACGGCTTCGCCTTCGGCGATCGCGGCGATGACCTGCTTGTCCTCGAGCGGTTTTCCGGCGGCGAAACGGACATTCTTCAAAAGCTGCGGCACCGGGTCGAACTGGTGCAGCAATTCGCTCGCCGGCTTGCCCGAAGCGACCAGCTCGGCGAGGAGTTGCAGCGCCGCGAGCGTCCCGTCGCCGGTGGTCGCATGGTCCGACAGGATCATATGACCCGACTGCTCGCCACCGACGTTGAAACCGCCCTCTTTCATGCGCTCGAGGACATAGCGGTCGCCGACCTTGGTGCGTTCGAGCCGTAGCCCTTCGCCTTCGAGGAAGCGCTCGAGGCCGAGGTTCGACATCACCGTCGCGACGACGCCGCCGCCCTTCAGCCGGCCTTGCCGTGCCCAGCTCGCGCCGATCAGCCCCATGATCTGGTCGCCGTCGACGATCGTGCCCTTTTCATCGACGACGATCAGCCGGTCGGCATCGCCGTCAAGTGCGATGCCGATGTCGGCGCCACTCGCGACCACCGTTTCCTGCAGCAGCGCGGGCGCCGTCGATCCGCATTTGTCGTTGATATTGGTGCCGTTGGGTTCGACGCCGATCGCGACGACGTCGGCGCCGAGTTCCCAGAATACCGTGGGCGCGCTGTTATACGCCGCGCCATTCGCGCAATCGAGCACGATGCGCAGCCCGTCGAGACGAACCGATTCGGGCAGGCTCTGCTTGACCGCATGGATGTAACGACCGCGCGCGTCGTCGATGCGCTTGGCGCGTCCGATATGCGCCGCGTCGGCGAGCTTCGGTTCGACGGTCAGCAGATGTTCGATCTGCGCCTCGTCCTCGTCGGACAGCTTGTATCCGTCGGGGCCGAACAGCTTGATCCCGTTGTCCTGATAGGGATTATGGCTCGCCGAGATCATCACGCCGAGGTCGGCGCGCATCGAGCGCGTCAGCATCGCGATGGCCGGGGTCGGCATCGGCCCGACCTGCACCACGTCCATACCGACGCTGGTGAAGCCCGCGACGAGCGCATTTTCGAGCATATAGCCCGACAATCGCGTGTCCTTGCCGATCACGACGCGATGCTTGTGGTCGCCGCGCAGGAAGTGCGCACCCGCCGCCATGCCGACGCGCATCGCGACCTCCGCGGTCATCGGCGCCCGGTTGGTCAGGCCGCGAATCCCGTCGGTTCCGAAAAACTTGCGCATGATACCTCTGCTACTTAAGCCGATTACAGACAATGCCTGCCCCGGCGTCCACGGGATGGCCCCTACGGAGCATTTCCCGGCCCAAAAACCGGTTCCCGTTTGTTACGGGAGGTGCTCTAAGTCACCCTCATTTGCTTGGCAAGCAGGCCAGAAAAAACGCCGGGAGAATCTGCTTTGAAATCCGCTTGGTTCATTCTCTCGGCGCTCGTCGCCGGCATGCTTTTGGGGATCGCGGTCGAACTCGTATCGCCCGCCGCGGGCACGGCGTCGCTTCCCTATATCGAACCGATCGGGCTGCTCTGGCTCAATGCGCTCAAGATGACGATCGTCCCGCTCGTCGTCGCGCTGCTCGTCACCGGGATCACCGCGACCGCCGATGCCGCGCGCGCGGGCAAGCTCGCCTTTCGCGCCGTGATGACCTTTCTCGGTGCGATCTTCCTGTCGGGGTTGATGACCTTGCTCCTCGCCCCGCTGCTGCTTCGGCTCTTTCCGCTGTCGCCCGGCGCCGCCGAAGCGCTCCGCCACGGCCTTGGCGGCACGGCCGAGGCAGGCCCGTCGCCGACCTTCGGCGATTTCCTGCTTTCGTTGATTCCCACGAACCCGATCGCGGCGGCGGCCGACACGGCGATCCTGCCGTTGATCGTTTTCACCACCATCTTCGCCTTTGCGATCACCAAGCTCGAACCGCCGCAGCGCGCGACCTTGTCGGGACTGTTCAAGGCATTGGGCGATGCGATGCTGATCGTCATCGGCTGGATCCTCGCGCTGGCGCCGATCGGCGTTTTCGCTCTCGGCTATGCGCTCGCGGTCAAGGCCGGAGTCGCCGCGTTCGGCGGGCTCGTCCATTATGTGCTGATCCTGTCGGCGATCGGCACGAGCTGCATCCTGCTCGGCCTCCTCCTCGCGTGGCTCGTCGTC
This DNA window, taken from Sphingopyxis sp. YR583, encodes the following:
- a CDS encoding sigma-54-dependent transcriptional regulator, giving the protein MTNTRDTRTVMIVDSEPAQQRFLAALVSRGGWRSVIAPDTDTALAKLGTQEGMALDAVLVDQGAPGMEIAEFVAELRRWRPALPLVVITMRNGVEVAVSAMRAGASDFVQKPIAPDRLLEALDRVVSTSGPQGELRPLTEKLRAPLAFEEIIGSSPNFRSALAIAAKAARARVPVMINGKPGTGKEVFARAIHSASPRARGQLVMVDCSAVSPGLIGSGLFGHERGAFAGAFDRQVGRLVQADGGSIIIDHVECIPLETQAKLVEFLNSGEVQMIGGSIRQSVDVRIIATSTSPLDKLIEAGHFREDLFYALSSAQFTLPSLSERRGDVGPLARHLLARISGLPGMGTIGVTDDALRLLAAYAWPGNVRQLQDVLFRAAVESKTDVLTSADFRAIEAALGGGASNDADVAINGEAIGVTLYLPDGNLRPLEEIEADVIRLAIGHYRGRMSEVARRLGIGRSTLYRKLSDLGIDTAA
- the thiD gene encoding bifunctional hydroxymethylpyrimidine kinase/phosphomethylpyrimidine kinase, whose amino-acid sequence is MTARVLIVAGSDSGGGAGIQADIKAVTMLGGHAMTAITAITAQNTLGVQGVHPVPTAMVLAQIDSVASDIGVDAVKIGMIGSAETAAAVAERLSGPDLAQAALVFDPVMIATSGSVLADDATIAAFKALLDRAMVATPNLPELDALGGEEAVLAHGCSLLVKGGHAEGETVIDRLLETGEGEVARWEAPRIDTQHSHGTGCTLASAIATGLAQGMPLEPAIARARDFVRLSLHDAPGLGQGHGPMGQQYVRNDGLFTGPALNQITLPATDYAVSVAFYKQMGLKQIVDSPDNGYARFEAANGVTLSIHVDDGAAGGATTYMESGALDAWVAYLARRGVRFDQMPKDEEWGWREARLADPAGNRLCLYQAAEYRRYPPWRI
- the folP gene encoding dihydropteroate synthase — encoded protein: MFQPLTKPDLGAASADAQIYCRPTCFVDRPHELDDDCLRIADTMVWFAAWHISLRDGPTVESTIVPVSEWAGWIAAMPDRLAQSALAQRDGVLRPRGNLQLGERTIRLGEPQLMGILNVTPDSFSDGGKHVDVAAAVEAGFAMGAAGAAILDVGGESSRPGAPLVWEGDEIKRIEGVVSALARGGVAVSIDTRKAAVMEAALAAGARIVNDISALRYDDRAMEVVVHAGCPVVLMHAPSAKSDPHEGGDYRHVLFDVYDMLAERVAACVAAGVDRSRIIVDPGLGFGKGVGDNLALINGLALFHTLGCPILFGASRKRMIGALDNEAPADQRLGGTVALHYQAATQGAQLLRVHDIAENRQAIRVWRGLRDAALTG
- a CDS encoding dicarboxylate/amino acid:cation symporter — protein: MKSAWFILSALVAGMLLGIAVELVSPAAGTASLPYIEPIGLLWLNALKMTIVPLVVALLVTGITATADAARAGKLAFRAVMTFLGAIFLSGLMTLLLAPLLLRLFPLSPGAAEALRHGLGGTAEAGPSPTFGDFLLSLIPTNPIAAAADTAILPLIVFTTIFAFAITKLEPPQRATLSGLFKALGDAMLIVIGWILALAPIGVFALGYALAVKAGVAAFGGLVHYVLILSAIGTSCILLGLLLAWLVVGISLPRFVRAMVPTLAVAISTQSSLASLPAMLKSSEELGVDPKKADVVLPLAVALFRFTSPAMNLAVVVYVAWLFGVELTPWEMAVGLLVAMAAALSSVSLPGSISFVTSIAPIAVSMGVPVAPLGLLVAVETFPDIFRTLGNVIGDVAATKYAADGVEDDGPPAGVAS
- a CDS encoding aa3-type cytochrome c oxidase subunit IV, encoding MAQQEMKAAEETYAGFISLFKIGSIITAVVTVGVVLLIAS
- a CDS encoding oxidoreductase, yielding MSRGFTADDVSVQTGRTFLVTGANAGIGFEVSKTLAARGAHVILACRDADKAEVAMNSIRVDVPKAELSFQPLDLADLDQVRDAAKAVLSGPRIDVLINNAGVMIPPKTLTKQGYELQFGVNHLGTFALTGLIHPHVDDRIVITGSIAHRNGAMDYSDLSASRSYHNWARYQMSKLANLLHMFELDRRLSAAGRATQAIGCHPGVALTELTRHLPLPLRTMTPLAGPFFNSAAQGAWPTLQAATGARVQGGDYLGPQGLGEISGRSGPARATRMARDPKLGRELWMRSIELTGVDPGL
- a CDS encoding site-specific DNA-methyltransferase — protein: MGVMERVKAPATKKRTPKVAPADLPLDSILQGDCVEMMRSLPAASVDMIFADPPYNLQLGGDLLRPDGSQVDAVDDDWDKFDSLATYDRFTQAWLKEAKRILKPNGSIWVIGSYHNIFRVGTALQDNGYWILNDIVWRKANPMPNFKGTRFTNAHETLIWASMGEKSRYTFNYRAMKTLNDELQMRSDWLIPICGGQERLKKGGTKVHPTQKPEALLYRILLACSNPGDVILDPFFGTGTTGAVAKRLGRHFIGIEREDDYIEAALERIELALPLDESAVKTMMAPKAATRVAFGTLVECGMIAPGTVLTDTKRRWKAKVRVDGSLECEGQPAGSIHKVGAGLQGAPSCNGWTFWHVDTGKELRVIDAVRQDWLLANEA
- a CDS encoding ribonuclease HII, with the protein product MTIVGVDEAGRGPLAGPVVAAAVLLCEGGIAGLDDSKKLTAKRRGELEIEIKTRCRWGVGEASVAEIDRINILQATFLAMTRAVEALGFDPHEVLVDGNRLPKWRYSARAIIGGDALHPCISAASIIAKEHRDRFMVAAARDFPGFGWETNMGYGTAQHLAALRQHGPTPHHRTSFAPVAQMQLV
- a CDS encoding NAD(P) transhydrogenase subunit alpha, with the protein product MRIAVLKELAAGETRVAATPETVKKFIGLGAEVAVESGAGENASIADADYSAAGASVGSRADTLKGANIILGIQGPDPKSLSGFADGAWLAAGLNPFGERARVDDYAKLGLEALAMEFMPRITRAQSMDILSSQANLAGYKAVLIAANAYGRAFPMMMTAAGTVSAAKAFVMGVGVAGLQAIATARRLGAQVSATDVRAATKEQILSLGAKPIFVETVAGIEGEGAGGYATEMSDEYKAAQAELVSSHIAKQDIVITTALIPGRPAPRLISDAQLATMRAGSVIVDMAAESGGNVEGSASGEAKKIHGVTVIGAQNIAALMPADTSALFSRNLFNFLSAFWDKEAGKPVLDEEIGNAVRLTQGGKVVNERLLG
- a CDS encoding DUF1272 domain-containing protein encodes the protein MLEMRPDCEKCGRNLPADLHGAFICSMECTFCANCADKLDELCPNCGGDLLDRPLREGAILAKYPASTERKHKG
- the glmM gene encoding phosphoglucosamine mutase; translated protein: MMRKFFGTDGIRGLTNRAPMTAEVAMRVGMAAGAHFLRGDHKHRVVIGKDTRLSGYMLENALVAGFTSVGMDVVQVGPMPTPAIAMLTRSMRADLGVMISASHNPYQDNGIKLFGPDGYKLSDEDEAQIEHLLTVEPKLADAAHIGRAKRIDDARGRYIHAVKQSLPESVRLDGLRIVLDCANGAAYNSAPTVFWELGADVVAIGVEPNGTNINDKCGSTAPALLQETVVASGADIGIALDGDADRLIVVDEKGTIVDGDQIMGLIGASWARQGRLKGGGVVATVMSNLGLERFLEGEGLRLERTKVGDRYVLERMKEGGFNVGGEQSGHMILSDHATTGDGTLAALQLLAELVASGKPASELLHQFDPVPQLLKNVRFAAGKPLEDKQVIAAIAEGEAVLNGRGRLVIRPSGTEPLIRVMAEGDDAGQVERVVDMICDAVRAAAA